One Coleofasciculus chthonoplastes PCC 7420 DNA window includes the following coding sequences:
- a CDS encoding AbrB family transcriptional regulator: protein MAETQANTLTGKALLQKVKELSHLPRRETAKRCGYYSESKTGQTRVNLTDFYDAVLAAKGVPLDPEGAKDGRGREPTYRVSVHKNGQIVIGSTYTQEMGLKPGDEFEIKLGYKHIHLKQVDLDTSEESEEELEAAEV from the coding sequence ATGGCAGAGACCCAAGCTAATACATTAACGGGGAAAGCCTTACTTCAAAAAGTAAAAGAGCTTTCTCACTTGCCTCGGCGAGAAACAGCAAAACGCTGTGGCTATTACTCCGAAAGTAAAACAGGTCAGACCCGCGTCAACTTAACTGATTTTTATGATGCGGTGTTAGCGGCGAAAGGTGTTCCCTTAGATCCAGAGGGAGCAAAAGATGGTCGTGGTCGGGAACCGACATATCGCGTCAGCGTCCATAAAAATGGTCAGATTGTGATTGGCTCAACCTACACTCAGGAAATGGGATTAAAGCCCGGTGATGAGTTTGAAATTAAACTGGGCTACAAGCATATCCATCTCAAGCAGGTGGATCTGGATACATCTGAGGAGTCTGAAGAGGAATTAGAAGCCGCAGAGGTTTGA
- a CDS encoding CPBP family intramembrane glutamic endopeptidase, whose amino-acid sequence MAIFDQADNPCIIWLISASALVKVAVFFLAWSALWLPLAIAIATRLKWHPPKPLAAQQKLPFLAVLYLIAPLIIWGATQIEDTSFPDYGWDWTTRILISLVGGLGVAILSLGISFTGQWLVGWVDWHGENWQQLTRIGLPICGIGLGIGLIEELVFRGFLLTELQEDYSLAIAAVISSLIFALLHLIWEQQQTLPQIPGLWLMGMVLVLARCVNGGSLGLAWGLHAGWIWGLTCLQEAKLISYTRKGPIWITGIADNPLAGISGILCLLGVAAFLWGISH is encoded by the coding sequence ATGGCTATTTTTGATCAGGCAGATAATCCGTGTATTATTTGGCTAATAAGTGCATCGGCGCTGGTAAAAGTCGCGGTTTTTTTTCTGGCTTGGTCTGCGTTGTGGTTGCCTTTAGCCATCGCGATCGCCACCCGACTGAAATGGCATCCTCCTAAGCCTTTGGCAGCACAGCAAAAGTTGCCATTCCTTGCTGTTCTTTACCTCATTGCCCCCCTGATTATCTGGGGGGCGACACAGATAGAAGATACATCGTTTCCCGACTATGGCTGGGACTGGACGACGCGGATTTTGATATCCTTAGTCGGGGGATTGGGCGTGGCAATTTTGAGTTTAGGAATCAGCTTTACGGGACAATGGCTAGTAGGCTGGGTGGATTGGCATGGAGAAAATTGGCAGCAATTGACCCGGATTGGATTGCCAATATGTGGAATAGGACTAGGGATTGGATTAATCGAGGAATTGGTGTTTCGCGGGTTCCTTCTGACGGAACTCCAAGAGGACTATTCTCTGGCAATAGCGGCGGTAATATCCAGTCTGATTTTTGCTCTATTACATCTGATTTGGGAACAGCAACAGACGCTCCCTCAAATTCCTGGATTGTGGCTAATGGGTATGGTATTAGTTTTAGCCCGGTGTGTAAATGGGGGGAGTTTAGGCTTAGCCTGGGGACTCCACGCGGGTTGGATTTGGGGATTAACCTGTCTTCAGGAAGCCAAACTGATTTCTTATACCAGAAAAGGACCAATATGGATAACGGGAATAGCAGATAATCCCTTAGCTGGGATATCTGGTATCTTGTGTTTACTCGGTGTTGCTGCGTTCCTGTGGGGAATTAGTCATTAG
- a CDS encoding tRNA (5-methylaminomethyl-2-thiouridine)(34)-methyltransferase MnmD, with product MAKIPSFTPQPTADGSFTFFSEAFGEYFHSTQGAKTEALLKFVEPCHLKQKAQQQVVRLLDVCYGLGYNTAAALETIWIINPRCRVELVALELDPTVPRSAIAHHFLSGWNHPIPELLECLVATSEVKTDQLQAQLYFGDARNSIQQLSQSNLQVDAIFLDPFSPRRCPQLWTVEFFHQLAKCCTKTGRLATYSCAAAVRSGLITAGFQIGATPPVGGRQPGTVASFDASTLPPLSERSRQHLQTRAAIPYRDPQLADQAEIILQRRQIEQQASTLEPTSHWQKRWSAKEG from the coding sequence TCATTCACCTTCTTTTCTGAAGCGTTTGGTGAATATTTCCACAGCACTCAAGGGGCAAAAACGGAAGCGTTATTAAAATTTGTAGAACCTTGTCACTTGAAACAAAAAGCCCAACAGCAGGTTGTGCGTCTGCTGGATGTATGCTATGGCTTAGGCTACAATACGGCGGCGGCTTTAGAAACGATTTGGATAATTAACCCCAGATGTCGAGTTGAATTAGTCGCTCTGGAATTAGACCCGACTGTACCGCGAAGCGCGATCGCACATCATTTTCTCAGTGGCTGGAATCACCCAATTCCCGAACTCCTAGAGTGTCTGGTGGCAACCTCAGAAGTTAAAACGGATCAGCTTCAGGCGCAACTTTATTTCGGCGACGCCAGAAATAGCATCCAGCAATTGTCTCAGTCGAACCTCCAAGTTGATGCTATTTTTCTCGATCCCTTTTCTCCTCGTCGCTGTCCCCAATTATGGACGGTGGAATTTTTCCACCAATTAGCTAAATGCTGCACCAAAACAGGTAGACTAGCAACCTATTCCTGTGCGGCTGCTGTCCGTAGCGGCTTAATAACGGCTGGATTTCAGATTGGTGCGACACCGCCTGTGGGAGGACGACAACCGGGAACCGTGGCAAGTTTTGACGCTTCCACTCTACCCCCTCTCTCCGAGCGATCGCGTCAACATTTACAAACCCGTGCGGCGATTCCCTATCGTGATCCTCAACTTGCGGATCAGGCTGAGATTATTCTGCAACGGCGGCAAATTGAGCAGCAAGCCTCTACTCTCGAACCCACCTCCCACTGGCAAAAACGTTGGTCAGCGAAAGAGGGATGA